GAAAAGCCtgtaccattaaaaaaaaataagaaaaaaaaattaaaaagagaaagaaaaaggaaggcagcgTCTTCTAAGAGAGATTCACATTTTGTTAAATTCCCATGCACTGACATCAAGCCATAACAGTGCCCAGAGTCACGACAGTCCTAAAGCAACCTACAGGAGGAGAAAGTCTGTGACCAGAAGTGGAAGATCAGAAGAAGAATAAGACAAGGCAAACTGGTACAACGTTTCTCCCACTTCTCCCTGGTCTTCTGCAATCCATCACAATCTTTTCCCATCCTTAATCACACACTTACCATCCTATgcacggaatcatagaatcattacagttggaaaagacctccaagatccccaagcccatccccagcccacccccaccatgcccacatccctcagtgccacatccccacagttctggaacacctgcagggtcggtgaccccaccacctccctgggcagcctgtgccactgcagcactgctcttttggagaagtttttcctaatatccaacttgaacctcccctggtgcaacttgaggccgaGCAGAAGCTACCAGTGTGATCTACACCCTCCCCATCCCAAATGCAAGGTCCTGAAGCAAAGTATATTTGGAGAGCATGGGacctgatttcttttctttctgtgtggcTTATGAATGTTTTATTAGGGATCACTTGTTGCAGTTGTTGTAGGGTGAGCTAGTGGCAACGAAATTTCTTTAAGTACAAAATTTGGGCCACCTCCCAAAAGGGACAGAACACCTTTATGAGACACCAATATCATATGGCTTCTACATAGcctcacattttcatttatgcCTTACCTGCAGCTCCATGAACTGCCACAAAGAGGAGCACAAAGAAGAAGCAAAGGATTTTCATGGCAGAAGGCAGACTGGGAAATCCTACCACTGCAGAGAAAGGGCACAGAGATGTTAATAAAGAGGGTGGTCCACCTACAAACACAGTGGGCTGAGGAGTGAAGCACAGAAATGATCTCTGAGAATCATACAGAACACAATTTCTTTACAATCATGTTCTTTGTCATAAGGGTTCCCTGGACCGTACGTAGGATCATGGCACAGGAGGAAgcttctgtgcagaaaaatacaattttaaatcCTCCTTGTAATTACCTGCTAATTAAGCAGGTGTTTATCCTAAGTTGCTTGATACGTTGCAATACATTGCACTAGATTCATTCTGCCTTGTGGATGTTGTCAATTCAGAAACCAAAACGTGACAATTTTTACTATATTCACGCACAGCAACACCAAGCATGTTTTCAAACTTTTCTAAAACAAGAGTAGAGAAAGTCCCTACACAAACAAGCTTTAAATCCATCTTCTCCCCATTCTTGCTTAGAGGCTGCTGTTgtacatagaatcatggaatcattaaggttggaaagaccatgaagatcatctagtccaaccatcaacccatgcctgtgactgctttTTGTTCGCTTCCAGAACAATTTCCAAGACAAATTTCCTCTTAGATCTCCCCCTGCAGCCAACAGAAATTCTTCTTTCTAACTGATATTTGCCTGGACTAGCGCTTGATGGACAGAAGTCACTGCACGGTTAGGGTTATAACAGAGTAATGCAGCTATCCGTGGAACATCTGAAGACTCCAGCCATTTTCAGAAGGACAGAGCTGTAGAAGAGAGGCTGAATAATGAGAAGATTTGGGTCGTTACCGCGTGAGAGGAGGCTCTGGGTTGGAGTTGTCCTGTGGATCAGCGTCAGCCACCCAGATGCATTAAGATGGAGGAGCAGAGCGCGGCTCTATGTGGTTTCTTGAGGCTGGGAAGGATGCTTGCTCTTCACAACCTTCTTGGGGCCAATCAGGAGATGTCTGCAGTTTTGGGGAGAGCTGTTCAACAGATCCCCTCTGTTAGCGTCCTCCTATGAGGGACCAAGgtattgctttcaaaatattgcaGCATTGCCTGGAGAagtgtgctgagctgcctgcaaaCGACCTTGGGACCTCCGTTTGTGCAACGTTAGACCACAGCGACTTGCTCAAGGTTTCTGTGCTGTGGCAGCTGCTCAGTTCAGGTGGGCTTTGTGGTTAGCAGGAGTACTGTTAGTAATAATAACTAATTATTACTCAATTTAACGGCCTGTTAAACACAGAATCACGTGCTACATCTCTGCTAGGGAGCTAACCTACACCAGGTTTATCTCCAGGCCAAAAGGAAGAGTCTGGTTGTGTCCATGCTATTAACTTCAGCCTCCACTATGGAGTGATTTTGCCCCAAGACGTTGTGTTGggggacatggcttagtgacaactattggtggtaggtggacggttggactggatgatcttgtaggtcttttccaaccttggtgattctatgattctgactCAACTGCCTGCTGGAGGTGGTCTGAAAATAGATGAAGACCATGCTTCCTCATTAGAAAGTTGTGGGTATTTAAGGAGAGACTCCTGCCAGGATTTATTTGGTCAGTGAAATGACTGCCCAGCTCATTGGTAACACTCAAATGCACATGACTGAGTGTTGggtgggatcctgggcagcttggtccggtgtggggcagccctgcccatggcaggagggtaggaactggatggtctttaaggtcccctccaacctaagccattccatggCTCTATGACAAAACCCAAAGCACGTTGCAGCAGAAGGCAAAAtgaatccttagagctggaaatcatagaatcacagaatcaccatgattggaaaagacctccaagatcatccagttcagcTGCTCACCTACAGCCAATATTTCCCCACAACTTTCTAATGGGGAAGCAGGGTCTCCATCTattttcattgcctttctttGAATTCTTTACAAAGAAATAGGTCACcgtaaaatgaaatacagtaatCCAGTCCATGCCTCCATACACTGGGTAAGATTTCCCATTGTGCCCCTTGGGTAGAATTGCCAATTACAAACATGTTGTCTGTGAATGTGACGACAGCTTTCTGAGCCACAAGTTCACTACCCATGCCCAGCAATtttattatcatagaatggtttgagttggaagggacccttgaaggCCATCCAGtgcaactccctgcagtgaacagggacacctacagctcgatgGGTGCCCAGAGCCTGGCCTGGAGCATTACCTTGCCAGGGACAAACACATGCCCCTGAGCACCCTCCTACACCTTCCCCATCATGCCCATCCCCCACACTTTCCACGTGTTCACAGAGATTTCTACTTCTCCCCCAGGGATCTGCTGTAAGAGGATCTTCACCCTCCTTTCTAGGCCTCTTTCACTCCTATTTGAATCAGACCTGCCACATTCTATGAGAGTTACTGTTCTTCGTCAGCCCTTCGCTCACCGCCGAGCCCTTCTCTGTGCAAGCCCCCCCTCCCTGCCTTTCATGCTCTGCGGGGATTTTTCTTAgacctctttgttttctttttgagtcaaagcaaatattttaccGAGATCTCTAGCGCAGCCTTTTTTTAACAGCTTACAGTCTGCCTGCTCCTCTGGGCTGCTCCTTTTGGTGCTTTTCTGCACTcgtttttgcttttctttttttgagacCAAATATTCACGTGTCAAATACCTACAATTTCATCGTGCAGTTAGAGCTAGTTGTACTGTGGTTGTTGTTACAGAGAAGCTCTCCAACAAACAGCTTCTGCATTAGCTCCTTTGCACCAAATCCAGAAGAAACTTTCCCTGGAGGTGCCAGGACAAATTCTTCCAAAATCAGCTTTTTGCATCAACAATACAATCTCTGCACCCACCCGATATCCTCAGCCACCCCTCACAACTGCTCTGAGCATCATGCAGCAGGGGTGACCCATTCTTTGGGTCCATCGGGGAGGGACGGTTGCTCAAACCTCCCACTCAGGTGTTGACAAATATTTGGGTGTGTAGCAGCGCACTGGGGTGGCTCAGCAGGTGAGGGCCAGCTGGGCCCGTGTGACATCCCATCTGTAGGCTCCCTTTGCCTCTGTCACCTCCTGTCCTATGTGTCCCTATTGGGGACACATGGTTGTGCAGTTGGCTTTGATGCTCACTGTTGTTCTCCTGGTACCTCCATGCCCCCCATCTCGCCAAGCCCCAggttacatttttcaaatgatgaAGGCGTTTCCCGTTCAGTATAGCCCAAATCTTACAGCATCCAACATTCCAACGAGGGGAATCCACCTGAGTTTTGTGAAAAAAGAGATTGTTCCATACCTGCCCCATCACAGCCACGATGTAGCAACTCACATTGCTGGGGTGCGGTCCCCAGTTCATTCCCCAGTTTCTTCATCCATTCATGACAAGCAGAGATTTTTGCATTCCCTTTGAGGCCCTTGATTTCCTAATTACAATGGTTATACAACCACAGCGGAGTCTCACTCACAGCTATTCCTGAAAACCAGCCCCGTGAGAGTCACCACTGCTTTTTGGCACCCTACCAAATTCCTGCTTTTTGGctataattatttcttcttcctgaacGAAAGGAGTTAACCTTAATCCTGGGTGGAAGAGCGTGGCTTAATCAGAACAGCAGGAACTTTGTGTTTGCTTAGGTGCCTCCTACGGGCGGTGCAAGGCCCAGTTCATGAGCACAAAGGACTTTCCAGTGCCTGGATGGAAGGAGTAATTAAGGTTCAAGTGGCACCTTTGGGTTCAGAGAACCTGATTATTATTAATGATTATTTCTTTGGTTGTGGCAACGTGCTATACAATAATGCCAAGTGCAATGCGTGTTTATTCTAGGCTGAATATACTCAAACTCTCCAAACTCAGAGTTAACCAAAGCCCCCCCTGATGTGGGCCTGGGTAAGGCATGACCTAGGAAACCTTCCCCAAGTTTTGTGGGTGCCCATGAGTTGTGGCTgggtatcacagaatcataggatcacagaatggcttgggttggaagggacctcaaagatcacctagttccaacccccacgCTGTGGGCAGGGTTAATAGTGCATCCCAATACTGCAACCCAGTACTGCAACCCAGTAGCGCATCCCAATACCAATCCCAATAGCACATCCCAACCCCACATCATTCCCCACAGCTCCCCTCAGCTTCCACCACAGGCCTTAGACCTCAGAAACCAGAGGGATCAAAACATACCTCACCAATTAATTGTTTAAAAAGCCTTGTGTTATTACCCATGCTTTATTAGATATTTACACAAATCAAATAATTTGCAAGTTAGACTCTTTGAATACAGGTTAcggaagagaaaaagagcacaAATCACTTCCACTCTGTAAGGCTGAGATATTTTTGAGTCTGTGAGAGAGCAGAAGACTTCAGTGTCCAGCTGGGTCACAACAGGGGGCAGGTGGGAGTCGGCCAGGATATAGGATGAGACAGGTGGAAGACAAAAGCCTTCATCCGGGATGTTTAAAAGGGGATGTGAGGAAATTTAGGGTCTAAAGGAAGAGAGATCCGacagtgaagaaaggaaaatgagggTGATAGCTCACATTCACCCATCTGTTCAGAATATACTGCATGATGGGCAGGTTAATAGACGTGAGCCTCCTAACTATGATGTGGCCCTTGAGGCTCTGTGGGCAGCTGTCACAGGAAAGCCTATATTGGGTGTGCGAGGTCTGCTGGGGTACCTCAGCATCACATGGGACACGTGGCACTCTGCCCCTGACACAAGGAGGAAATCTACTCGATTCCAACCAAGAGACATCTTTGGAAAAGAGAGGAGTTGTCCTGTTTCAGGCACACAGCTCAACCCCGCCTTGGTGACTGCGGAGGGCAGCATCCAGGGGAAGGGGAGTGCAGTGATTCCCCAGGTATGGATCCATGGGCAAAAAGCAGATGTGGAGCTTCCTGCCAAAGTGCCTTCCCCCAGCTCCAGAGATAGCAGCACCCCAAACAACAGCACGGCCACGTAGGGAAGGACGATGCTACACTACTGCTGTCACTGCTAATGACACTATCAAGGCTGCCAGCCCAACACAGACCGTGGAATGTCACCAGAAGTGTCTGCAGCACTTTGCCAGTCCATTGTAGCAGGTACCAGCGGATCTCTTGAAGAAAGGacacaggaaaaatgaacaCTTGCCCTTCATCTTCCGACATGTGACAGTGTCCGACTCTGGAATGGAGGGAAAGAACCTGTGAGACTCTTCCTTTGGACTTCCACGTGTGAAGAAAGCCGGTCCCCATGCTACCAGCCTGCAGGTAGCGCAGGTCTGTTCAACAAGAGGAATGTCAACCCACTGTTGAGTTCTGCTGCGACGTCTAAAAGCATTCACGAGTTGCAGATTGTGATGTTCTCCCCCCTAGCCCTGAACGTGCCACCTGGAGTTTGCCCACTCAACACTCTTCTACCAGATCCAGCACCAAACATCACATCAGCAGCACACGTGTCGCgaatttgttcttcatttacaGAATGATTCCTTGTTTCCCAAACATAAAAATGACCTTAGATTATATTTACTCTTACCTGGAGCAGCCTGGGACACCACAAGGAGAACAAGAAGCAGGAGGAGTATGCTCATGGCTTTGGCTGACATTGTCGTGTCACCCTGAAGCTGCCGAGACCAAGAGGAAGGAATGAACCTCTCTTTATAAGGTTTTGTTGAATATGATCACCAGGGATTTAGCAATCCTATAAATGACATGTTTAAAGGATTTGTGTTGTA
The sequence above is drawn from the Numida meleagris isolate 19003 breed g44 Domestic line chromosome 3, NumMel1.0, whole genome shotgun sequence genome and encodes:
- the DEFB1 gene encoding beta-defensin 1, with translation MSAKAMSILLLLLVLLVVSQAAPESDTVTCRKMKGKCSFFLCPFFKRSAGTCYNGLAKCCRHFW